The following proteins are co-located in the Bosea sp. AS-1 genome:
- a CDS encoding ABC transporter substrate-binding protein has product MTTVTISQPRITLDDPHACTDSNDVLTVFGALFDTLVRRVPGGGYGPSLATQWSVSEDARYFTFRLREGVVFHDGEPCDANAVRYALLRMARPDMGATLGAPGVYAQYLAGMTVEVIASHEITLTLAQPLADLFDILSYGHIISPAAVEAAGDDLAKRAVGTGPYRLERYVPGERIEAVANPNHFDGAPRFERLAWIKGETAPARAEALRTGSADVANGLPRSALSELAAPGFTTHDFLAPTALIMMFNAAEGPARDPRVRLALNLAIDREALVREVLGGAGQPLHGFVSPVHYGVDTKAQPFARDMAQARRLLAEAGHDNGLTLQLYCPTRLPDEALALADAVEAQLMELNVRFERHIEPDRVHYANQVRLKAIHDLCVFDSSPMSVFRVLHEKIDSRVRGAWWEGYANPAVERLIDEARATVSSEKREALYRQCYRLLQQDPPWLYLYNHRRVIGLRGDHPGWRMHTDGVLDVRALPPL; this is encoded by the coding sequence ATGACAACGGTTACGATCAGCCAGCCCCGGATCACCCTCGACGATCCCCATGCCTGCACGGACTCCAATGACGTCCTCACCGTTTTCGGCGCGTTGTTCGACACGCTGGTACGGCGCGTGCCCGGCGGTGGTTACGGTCCCTCACTCGCGACGCAGTGGTCGGTATCGGAGGATGCGCGGTACTTCACCTTCCGCCTGCGCGAGGGCGTCGTCTTCCATGATGGCGAGCCTTGCGACGCGAACGCGGTGCGTTACGCATTGCTGAGGATGGCGCGCCCGGACATGGGCGCGACGCTCGGCGCGCCGGGCGTCTACGCACAGTATCTTGCTGGAATGACGGTCGAGGTCATCGCCAGCCACGAAATCACGCTCACACTGGCTCAGCCGCTCGCGGACCTCTTCGACATCCTGTCCTACGGACACATCATCTCGCCGGCCGCCGTCGAGGCGGCGGGTGATGATCTCGCGAAACGGGCGGTCGGAACCGGTCCTTACAGGCTTGAGCGCTATGTCCCTGGCGAGCGGATCGAAGCCGTTGCCAACCCGAACCATTTCGACGGAGCCCCCCGCTTCGAACGGCTCGCGTGGATCAAGGGCGAGACGGCGCCGGCGCGCGCCGAGGCGCTGCGGACAGGCTCCGCCGATGTCGCCAACGGCCTGCCGCGCTCGGCGCTCTCGGAGCTCGCCGCGCCCGGCTTCACCACGCATGACTTTCTGGCGCCGACGGCGCTGATCATGATGTTCAACGCCGCCGAAGGACCCGCACGCGACCCTCGCGTCCGGCTTGCGCTCAACCTCGCTATCGATCGGGAGGCGCTGGTCCGGGAGGTGCTCGGCGGCGCGGGCCAGCCCCTGCATGGCTTCGTCAGCCCCGTGCATTACGGCGTCGATACGAAGGCGCAGCCCTTCGCCCGCGATATGGCCCAGGCGCGAAGGCTCCTTGCCGAGGCTGGCCACGACAACGGCCTCACGCTGCAGCTCTATTGCCCGACACGTTTGCCGGACGAGGCGCTGGCGCTAGCCGATGCGGTGGAGGCGCAGTTGATGGAGCTGAACGTGCGCTTCGAACGCCATATCGAACCCGACCGGGTGCACTACGCCAATCAGGTCCGGCTCAAGGCGATCCACGACCTCTGCGTCTTCGATTCAAGCCCGATGAGCGTCTTCCGCGTTCTGCACGAGAAGATCGATTCGCGCGTCCGCGGCGCGTGGTGGGAGGGCTACGCCAACCCCGCCGTCGAGCGGCTTATCGACGAGGCGCGCGCGACGGTCTCGTCCGAGAAGCGCGAGGCGCTCTACCGGCAATGCTACCGCCTGCTGCAGCAGGACCCGCCCTGGCTCTATCTCTACAACCATCGCCGGGTGATCGGTCTGCGCGGCGACCATCCCGGCTGGCGGATGCACACCGACGGCGTGCTCGACGTTCGCGCGCTTCCACCGCTCTGA
- a CDS encoding dihydrodipicolinate synthase family protein, whose translation MPHISETASGVYVIAVTPFTDQGAIDSASLDSMVDFYVDKGATGLTLLGMMGEAPKLTAAESLTVVRQVLARTSGQVPVVVGVSASGFAPMKELSDQVMDAGASGVMIAPPSSLRTDDQIYAYFETAAAILGDIPFVLQDYPLATGVQISASVILRIVRNLPSCVMLKHEDWPGLNKIGALRAASDRGEARRISILCGNGGVFLPEELSRGADGAMTGFAYPEMMIDVCKAHAAGDVERAHDLFDAYLPLARYELQPGFGLQIRKHILARRGVIASAALRAPSGRLSPGDLADIERLIERQERRLAALA comes from the coding sequence ATGCCACACATCAGCGAAACTGCGTCCGGCGTGTATGTCATCGCTGTCACCCCATTCACCGACCAGGGCGCAATTGATTCCGCCAGTCTGGATTCGATGGTCGATTTCTACGTCGACAAGGGCGCTACGGGCCTCACGCTGCTCGGCATGATGGGTGAGGCGCCCAAGCTCACCGCCGCCGAATCGCTGACTGTCGTCAGACAGGTGCTGGCGCGGACCTCCGGCCAGGTGCCGGTTGTGGTTGGCGTTTCCGCATCGGGCTTCGCGCCGATGAAGGAGTTGAGCGACCAGGTGATGGATGCCGGCGCTTCGGGCGTCATGATCGCTCCTCCCTCCTCACTGAGAACGGACGACCAGATCTACGCCTATTTCGAGACGGCCGCCGCGATACTCGGCGACATTCCGTTCGTACTGCAGGACTACCCGCTGGCGACGGGTGTGCAGATCTCGGCCTCGGTGATCCTGCGCATCGTTCGCAATCTCCCAAGCTGCGTCATGCTCAAGCACGAAGACTGGCCGGGCCTCAACAAGATCGGCGCGCTGCGCGCGGCAAGCGATCGCGGCGAGGCCCGCCGCATTTCCATTCTGTGCGGCAATGGCGGGGTCTTCCTGCCCGAGGAGCTGAGCCGCGGCGCCGATGGCGCGATGACCGGCTTCGCCTACCCCGAAATGATGATCGATGTCTGCAAGGCGCATGCAGCGGGCGATGTCGAGCGCGCGCATGATCTCTTCGACGCCTATCTGCCGCTGGCCCGCTACGAACTCCAGCCCGGCTTCGGTTTGCAGATCAGGAAGCACATTCTGGCGCGGCGCGGGGTCATTGCCTCGGCAGCGCTGCGCGCGCCCTCCGGTCGGCTTTCGCCCGGTGATCTCGCCGATATCGAGCGGCTGATCGAACGCCAGGAGCGGCGCCTGGCGGCTCTCGCGTAG
- the hydA gene encoding dihydropyrimidinase, with protein sequence MTDIQYDTVIRNGTLATATDVFKADLAISGEKIAAIGFNLPAGRREIDAAGMLVLPGGVDAHCHIEQLSGGGLMNADTFETATRSAAFGGTTTVVSFAAQHRGANLVTVVEDYAALARRGAIIDYAFHLMVANPDEQTIALDLPALIRAGHRSVKVFMTYDAVQVNDQQLLDVMAAARAEGALICVHAENHGLLKWMGDRLVARGYVAPKFHAVSHPRAAEVEAFHRLVAFSELLDQPIVIFHVSTAEGAAVIREARGRGVKIFAETCPHYLLMTAQDLDRPGLEGAKWICSPPQRTQADQEALWRALALGDLQILSSDHAPYRFDASGKLSAGDNPSFKQIANGMPGLEMRLPLLFDAMVSRGRMGLSKFVELTATAPARIYDLPGKGSLAIGADADIAIWDPERRVELADELHDNAGYNPFAGRTITGWPGTVVRRGEIIVAEGALNARPGSGRLLLRQAGEATKPTSRLSPEFDPARNFGADLY encoded by the coding sequence ATGACAGACATCCAATACGACACCGTCATTCGCAACGGTACGCTCGCCACCGCGACCGACGTCTTCAAGGCCGATCTGGCGATATCCGGCGAAAAGATCGCGGCGATCGGTTTCAACCTGCCTGCCGGGCGGCGCGAGATCGATGCTGCGGGCATGCTCGTGCTGCCCGGGGGTGTCGACGCCCACTGCCATATCGAGCAGTTGTCGGGCGGCGGCCTGATGAACGCCGACACTTTCGAGACTGCAACGCGCTCGGCCGCCTTCGGCGGTACGACCACGGTCGTCTCATTCGCGGCGCAACACCGCGGCGCCAACCTCGTGACGGTCGTCGAGGACTATGCGGCGCTGGCGCGAAGAGGGGCGATCATCGACTACGCCTTCCACCTGATGGTCGCCAACCCGGACGAGCAGACCATCGCGCTCGATCTGCCCGCCCTGATCAGGGCCGGCCATCGCTCGGTCAAGGTCTTCATGACCTACGACGCGGTGCAGGTGAACGACCAGCAACTGCTCGACGTGATGGCGGCCGCGCGAGCCGAAGGCGCGCTGATCTGCGTCCACGCGGAGAATCACGGCCTGCTGAAATGGATGGGCGACAGGCTCGTCGCCCGAGGCTACGTCGCGCCGAAGTTCCACGCGGTAAGCCACCCGCGTGCCGCGGAGGTCGAGGCCTTCCACCGCCTGGTCGCCTTTTCCGAACTGCTCGACCAGCCGATCGTGATCTTCCACGTCTCGACGGCGGAGGGCGCGGCTGTGATCCGCGAGGCGCGCGGTCGCGGCGTCAAGATCTTCGCCGAGACCTGCCCCCATTATCTGCTGATGACGGCTCAAGATCTCGATCGCCCCGGCCTCGAGGGCGCGAAATGGATTTGCTCGCCGCCGCAGCGCACGCAAGCGGATCAGGAAGCGCTCTGGCGGGCGCTGGCACTCGGCGATCTGCAGATCCTGTCCTCCGATCATGCACCCTACCGCTTCGACGCCAGCGGCAAGCTCAGCGCCGGCGACAATCCCAGCTTCAAGCAGATCGCCAACGGCATGCCGGGCCTTGAGATGCGCCTGCCCTTGCTGTTCGACGCCATGGTCTCCCGAGGCCGGATGGGGTTGTCGAAATTCGTCGAACTCACCGCGACTGCTCCCGCCCGCATCTACGACCTGCCCGGCAAGGGCTCGCTGGCGATCGGGGCGGATGCCGACATCGCCATCTGGGACCCCGAGCGCCGCGTCGAGCTCGCCGACGAGCTGCACGACAATGCCGGCTACAACCCGTTCGCCGGCCGCACCATCACCGGCTGGCCCGGCACCGTCGTCAGGCGTGGCGAAATCATCGTTGCCGAAGGCGCTCTCAACGCTCGGCCGGGCTCCGGCCGGCTCCTCCTGCGCCAGGCCGGCGAAGCGACCAAGCCGACCAGCCGGCTCTCTCCCGAATTCGATCCCGCGCGCAATTTCGGCGCCGATCTCTACTGA
- a CDS encoding amidohydrolase family protein → MSLADLIVTGGVVISMDGSRRIIDDGAVAIVEDRIVDVGPSKEIGNRHSARRVIDARRKAIMPGLIDGHAHAGHGLIKTMGGGRSDLWYDACEQAYTVGSSEAFWHAEAQLAAVERLRFGVTTGVSLLGGGDSIMRTDDPAYAAAHCEGVGEVGTRSIVAIGPTRPPHPRTYARWDGDRRSDTKVDFDRQMQTCREVIARWHGALGNRIRIAMLTPTLRDEHIDSLDPVMLEEARRQTLAARALSRETGTLFTQDGHTRNSVAYAHAMGLLGPDALLSHATNLTEREIAICAETDTRIAHNPSAVASILGRCPATELLDAGVTVCLGSDATAPDRSADMFRHMQQCMHYHRTHFRDPAVLPPGRVLEMTTIDGARALGLEAEIGSLEPGKKADIILVDLARPHMAPMNMPAFRVTCFANGNDVDTVIVDGRVLMQDRRVLSVAEDAVIAAAQRECERMLERTGLSHLLAMPEDFFGHTRASGVH, encoded by the coding sequence ATGAGCTTGGCTGATCTGATTGTAACGGGCGGCGTGGTCATCAGCATGGATGGTTCAAGACGCATCATCGATGACGGAGCCGTCGCGATCGTCGAGGACCGCATCGTCGATGTTGGCCCGAGCAAAGAGATCGGCAATCGGCATAGCGCTCGACGCGTGATCGATGCCCGGCGAAAGGCGATCATGCCCGGCTTGATCGACGGTCACGCCCATGCCGGCCACGGGTTGATCAAGACGATGGGCGGCGGCCGCAGCGACCTTTGGTACGACGCTTGCGAGCAGGCTTACACGGTGGGCTCGTCCGAAGCGTTCTGGCATGCCGAGGCCCAGCTTGCGGCCGTGGAGCGGCTTCGCTTCGGCGTGACGACCGGTGTATCCCTGCTCGGCGGCGGCGATAGCATCATGCGCACGGACGATCCCGCCTATGCGGCTGCTCATTGCGAGGGAGTCGGCGAGGTCGGGACGCGCTCCATCGTCGCGATCGGCCCGACGCGGCCGCCGCACCCGCGAACCTATGCACGCTGGGACGGTGACCGGCGCAGCGACACCAAGGTCGATTTCGATCGCCAGATGCAGACCTGCCGGGAAGTCATCGCGCGCTGGCACGGGGCGCTCGGCAACCGCATCCGCATCGCCATGCTCACGCCGACATTGCGCGACGAGCATATCGATAGCCTCGATCCCGTCATGCTTGAAGAAGCAAGGCGGCAGACGCTTGCCGCCCGCGCCCTGTCCCGTGAGACAGGGACGCTCTTCACGCAGGATGGTCACACGCGAAACAGCGTCGCCTATGCCCATGCGATGGGACTGCTTGGGCCCGATGCGCTGCTCTCGCACGCGACGAACCTGACGGAGCGCGAGATCGCTATTTGCGCCGAAACGGACACCCGGATCGCGCATAATCCGAGCGCAGTGGCCTCTATCCTTGGCCGCTGCCCGGCGACGGAGCTGCTCGACGCAGGCGTCACGGTCTGCCTCGGCTCGGATGCAACGGCGCCCGACCGCTCGGCCGACATGTTCCGCCACATGCAGCAATGCATGCACTATCACCGCACGCATTTCCGCGACCCTGCCGTCCTCCCGCCTGGGCGCGTGCTCGAAATGACGACGATCGACGGGGCCCGCGCGCTCGGGCTGGAGGCCGAGATCGGATCGCTGGAGCCCGGCAAGAAGGCCGATATCATCCTGGTCGACCTGGCACGGCCGCACATGGCGCCGATGAATATGCCCGCCTTCCGCGTCACCTGCTTTGCCAACGGCAACGACGTCGACACGGTGATCGTGGACGGCCGCGTGCTGATGCAGGACCGCCGCGTGCTGAGTGTCGCGGAGGATGCCGTGATCGCGGCGGCACAGCGCGAATGCGAGCGGATGCTGGAGCGTACCGGGCTGAGCCACCTGCTTGCGATGCCGGAAGACTTCTTCGGCCATACCCGCGCGAGCGGCGTCCACTGA
- a CDS encoding ABC transporter permease, which translates to MRSSIRASRSSEAQPMNALSSSISRFAASEFFHNFRHNSSAILGSAIVVMFAVMIALGPWLVAQDPYDVAQLELMDSFKPPVWLEGGTSQYLLGTDGQGRDVLASIVYGSRISLFIGVAAMLGSCLLGTTLGLLAGFYGGRLDSLIMRIADIQLSFPSVLTALFLMSAFGTGVDKVLIALVSVGWVVYARIVRGSTLRETQKEYVQAARVSGLPNRKIILRHVLPNVLTPLIVVATIQVGTFILIEASLSFLGVGVPITEPSLGLLIKNGFDVLFSGLWWISVFPGLFIMLIVFGINLLGDFLRDELNPRLK; encoded by the coding sequence ATGCGCTCATCGATCCGCGCATCAAGATCAAGTGAAGCGCAGCCGATGAACGCTTTATCGTCGTCGATCTCCCGCTTTGCAGCCTCGGAGTTCTTCCACAACTTCCGCCATAACAGTTCCGCCATCCTCGGCAGCGCGATCGTTGTGATGTTCGCGGTTATGATCGCGCTGGGCCCATGGCTCGTCGCGCAGGACCCTTATGACGTGGCCCAGCTCGAACTGATGGATTCCTTCAAGCCGCCGGTCTGGCTGGAAGGCGGGACGTCGCAATATCTGCTGGGCACCGACGGACAGGGCCGCGACGTGCTCGCCAGCATCGTTTACGGCAGCCGCATATCGCTGTTCATCGGAGTCGCGGCGATGTTGGGCTCCTGCCTGCTCGGCACCACGCTCGGGCTTCTCGCGGGCTTCTACGGCGGCCGGCTCGACAGCCTGATCATGCGCATCGCGGACATCCAGCTCTCCTTTCCCTCGGTGCTGACCGCGCTCTTCCTGATGTCGGCGTTTGGAACCGGCGTCGACAAGGTGCTGATCGCGCTCGTCTCGGTGGGCTGGGTCGTCTATGCGCGCATCGTTCGCGGTTCGACGCTCCGCGAAACGCAGAAGGAATATGTCCAGGCGGCGCGGGTTTCAGGCTTGCCGAACCGCAAGATCATCCTACGCCATGTGCTGCCCAACGTGCTGACGCCGCTGATCGTCGTGGCGACGATCCAGGTGGGTACCTTCATTTTGATTGAAGCGTCCCTTTCCTTCCTCGGCGTCGGCGTGCCGATCACGGAGCCCTCGCTTGGCCTGCTCATCAAGAACGGCTTCGACGTACTGTTCTCCGGCCTGTGGTGGATCTCGGTATTCCCGGGGCTGTTCATCATGCTGATCGTGTTCGGCATCAACCTGCTCGGCGACTTCCTGCGCGACGAGCTAAACCCGCGGCTCAAATGA
- a CDS encoding aspartate/glutamate racemase family protein: MSRTIFVINPNSSESVTDAINRAVAPLRTPEGPQIACLTLPEGPAGIQSQRDVDGVISPLLKRARELEDEAAAFVIACFSDPGLHALREQSRHPVFGIAEAGVLTALTLGQRFGVIAILPTSIPRHLRYFGAMGVMARFAGDLSIGLGVTELADELRTYERMVATGRSLRDSHAADVIVMGCAGMARYRARLEAELGIPVVEPTQAATAMALGRVLLADL, encoded by the coding sequence ATGAGCCGCACGATCTTCGTCATCAACCCGAACTCCTCGGAGTCGGTGACCGATGCCATCAATAGGGCTGTGGCGCCGCTACGCACTCCAGAGGGTCCGCAGATCGCCTGCCTGACATTGCCGGAGGGCCCCGCCGGCATCCAGAGCCAGCGTGATGTGGATGGGGTCATCAGCCCCCTCCTGAAGCGAGCGAGAGAACTCGAAGACGAGGCTGCGGCGTTCGTCATCGCCTGCTTCAGTGATCCAGGCTTGCACGCGCTGCGCGAGCAGAGCCGGCACCCGGTCTTCGGCATCGCGGAAGCTGGCGTCCTGACCGCGCTCACACTCGGCCAGCGCTTCGGCGTCATTGCGATCCTGCCGACCTCGATCCCGCGCCACCTGCGCTATTTCGGCGCGATGGGCGTGATGGCGCGCTTCGCGGGCGACCTGTCGATCGGCCTGGGCGTGACCGAGCTCGCCGACGAGTTGCGCACCTATGAGCGCATGGTGGCGACCGGCCGGTCCCTGCGGGACAGCCATGCCGCGGACGTCATCGTGATGGGCTGCGCGGGCATGGCGCGCTATCGCGCCCGCCTTGAGGCCGAACTGGGCATCCCGGTCGTCGAGCCAACGCAGGCCGCGACAGCGATGGCGCTCGGCCGCGTGCTCCTCGCCGATCTCTGA
- a CDS encoding ABC transporter permease, with the protein MLGYLLKRLIQMIVVLWAVSVLVFVMMSFTGDPTYMMVPLDATEAQIEQARRLLGLDDSHLVQYWRFLSSLLQGDFGRSFVFRQPAMQLILERLPATLEIVALAMAIALVLAIPLGVYAGANPQRAGSRAVMAGSLVGISLPGFWLGMVLIFVFAVKLQLFPSSGRGPTQEWLGIRVSFLSWEGLRHLILPALTLSVGTLAILMRIIRAEMMEVMKQDYIKFARAKGTDRRGVLFKHGLKNALIPLVTVFGLMLGDLIAFATLTETIFAWPGIGKLLVDSIYRGDRPVIVVYLMFVAFMFVVVNFVVDMLYALIDPRIKIK; encoded by the coding sequence GTGCTAGGCTATCTGCTCAAGCGATTGATCCAGATGATCGTGGTCCTCTGGGCCGTGTCCGTGCTCGTCTTCGTGATGATGAGCTTCACGGGCGATCCGACGTACATGATGGTCCCGCTCGATGCGACCGAGGCGCAGATCGAGCAGGCGCGCCGGCTGCTTGGGCTGGATGACAGCCATCTCGTGCAGTACTGGCGTTTCCTGTCGAGCCTACTGCAAGGCGATTTTGGCCGATCTTTCGTGTTTCGGCAGCCGGCGATGCAGCTGATCCTGGAGCGCTTGCCGGCGACGCTTGAGATCGTCGCTCTTGCCATGGCGATCGCGCTCGTGCTGGCGATTCCACTCGGCGTCTACGCCGGTGCCAACCCGCAGCGCGCGGGCAGCCGCGCCGTGATGGCGGGCTCGCTCGTCGGCATCTCCCTGCCGGGCTTCTGGCTCGGCATGGTTCTGATCTTCGTCTTCGCCGTGAAGCTCCAGCTCTTTCCTTCCTCGGGACGCGGTCCGACGCAGGAATGGCTCGGCATTCGGGTCAGTTTCCTGAGCTGGGAGGGCCTGCGCCACCTCATCCTGCCGGCGCTGACGCTCTCGGTCGGCACGCTCGCCATACTGATGCGCATCATCCGCGCCGAGATGATGGAGGTGATGAAGCAGGACTACATCAAGTTCGCCCGCGCAAAGGGCACGGATCGGCGGGGCGTGCTGTTCAAGCACGGGCTCAAGAACGCGCTGATCCCGCTTGTCACCGTATTCGGGCTGATGCTGGGCGATCTCATCGCTTTCGCGACGCTGACCGAGACGATCTTCGCCTGGCCCGGCATCGGCAAGCTCCTGGTCGACTCGATCTATCGCGGCGACCGACCGGTGATCGTCGTCTACCTGATGTTCGTAGCCTTCATGTTCGTCGTCGTGAACTTCGTCGTGGACATGCTTTATGCGCTCATCGATCCGCGCATCAAGATCAAGTGA
- a CDS encoding ABC transporter ATP-binding protein: protein MISAPLQTGAIQTAENVPLLSVRGLKTYFHTFGGVVKAVDGVDFDLATGEILGLVGESGGGKSMIGFSIMGLIDPPGRIEAGEIRFEGQDLVRLDEGGMRSIRGKRIGMIFQDPMTALNPLYTVGNQLEEMLRLHTDLPAAARRARCIEMLREVGISQPEERLNNYPHQFSGGMRQRVVIAIAMIAGPRLLIADEPTTALDVTIQAQLLRLMKRQVEQTSASLILITHDLAAVSQMADKMVVLYCGRIVERGSTARLIRSPAHHYTRGLLDSIPHDDRSRRRLHQIPGSVPNIRKLPPGCAFAPRCPAAQPLCREVEPVLTEFAPGQATACHFPLEAKL, encoded by the coding sequence ATGATCTCAGCCCCGCTCCAGACCGGCGCGATCCAAACCGCCGAGAATGTGCCGTTGCTCTCCGTCCGCGGCTTGAAGACGTACTTCCACACCTTCGGCGGAGTGGTGAAAGCGGTCGACGGCGTCGATTTCGACCTGGCAACAGGCGAGATACTCGGTCTCGTCGGAGAATCCGGCGGTGGCAAGTCCATGATCGGCTTCTCAATCATGGGGCTTATCGACCCGCCGGGCCGCATCGAGGCTGGCGAGATCCGATTCGAAGGGCAGGATCTGGTTCGGCTCGACGAAGGCGGCATGCGCAGTATTCGCGGCAAGCGCATCGGCATGATCTTCCAGGATCCGATGACGGCGCTCAATCCGCTCTACACGGTCGGCAACCAGCTGGAGGAAATGCTACGCCTGCACACCGATCTACCGGCGGCGGCGCGACGAGCCCGCTGCATCGAGATGCTGCGCGAGGTCGGCATTTCCCAGCCGGAGGAACGGCTGAACAACTACCCGCACCAGTTCTCGGGCGGAATGCGCCAGCGCGTCGTCATCGCGATCGCGATGATCGCCGGCCCCCGCCTGCTGATCGCCGACGAGCCGACGACGGCGCTCGACGTGACCATTCAGGCGCAATTGCTGCGGTTGATGAAGCGGCAGGTCGAGCAGACCTCTGCCTCGCTGATCCTGATCACCCACGATCTGGCGGCCGTTTCGCAGATGGCCGATAAGATGGTTGTCCTTTATTGCGGACGCATCGTCGAACGGGGCTCGACAGCGCGCTTGATCCGCAGCCCTGCCCATCATTACACGCGCGGACTGCTTGACTCGATCCCGCATGACGACCGCTCGCGGCGCCGTTTGCACCAGATTCCCGGCTCGGTGCCGAACATTCGAAAGCTGCCGCCCGGCTGCGCCTTTGCGCCGCGCTGCCCGGCGGCTCAACCTCTATGCCGCGAGGTCGAGCCGGTGCTGACCGAGTTCGCGCCGGGCCAAGCCACCGCCTGTCATTTCCCGCTGGAAGCGAAACTCTGA
- a CDS encoding GntR family transcriptional regulator, with protein MRQLKSRNEGIPALTADQGSISTLGHSTYERLRDMILNGELPAGASLQEKKLAERLGVSRTPVREATMRLMMEGLVLRTAGLTPVVRRLSTDDFIEILHVRRLLEVEAAGRAAETGGSAELRAIAARIAEFRDGYEPTPEEHVAVDDRLHQIIAGLAGSRLLAEMIDDLRKKTKIFDMGRLPERFEPGVHEHLEIIDAVLARDVTRAQDAMRAHIDNVRSSVMNHLRRLF; from the coding sequence ATGCGGCAGCTCAAATCCAGGAATGAAGGGATCCCCGCATTGACTGCCGACCAAGGTTCGATCTCGACCCTCGGCCACTCGACCTATGAGCGGCTGCGCGACATGATCCTCAATGGTGAATTGCCGGCGGGGGCCTCGCTGCAGGAGAAGAAGCTCGCCGAGCGTCTTGGGGTTTCCCGCACGCCAGTGCGCGAAGCTACGATGCGCCTTATGATGGAAGGCTTAGTCCTACGTACTGCTGGGCTAACCCCGGTCGTGCGCCGTCTCTCCACTGACGACTTCATCGAAATCCTGCATGTCAGGCGACTACTCGAAGTCGAGGCTGCCGGACGAGCCGCCGAAACGGGCGGATCTGCGGAACTCCGTGCGATCGCCGCTCGCATCGCCGAATTTCGCGATGGCTACGAGCCTACGCCTGAAGAGCATGTGGCCGTTGATGATCGACTTCACCAAATCATTGCGGGTCTTGCGGGATCCCGCCTGCTGGCGGAGATGATCGACGATCTTCGCAAAAAGACCAAAATCTTCGACATGGGACGGTTGCCCGAGCGTTTTGAGCCCGGGGTGCACGAGCATCTGGAGATCATCGATGCCGTTTTGGCGCGGGACGTGACACGTGCGCAGGATGCGATGCGAGCTCACATCGACAATGTTCGATCTAGCGTCATGAACCACTTGAGGCGGTTGTTCTGA